The Leptospira bourretii DNA window AAGCGTCGTTCCAGTCCCTAACGTCCCGTCGGGACTCAGGGCCAGCCTACGTCGGTTAGTCTAGTTCGTTATGCGCAATAAAAAAATGAATTATACAATTGAACCTAAACAATCAAATAAATTAAAGAAAGAAAAAATCTTTTTGATCAGTTTTATCGTTCTATATTGCATTATCTCTTTAATTTCAGGAATTTCTTTTCTAATAAAAAATGAACAAGCCAATGGAATTATAGAATTAACACTGACAGCGTTATTATCTATTTCAATTTTTAAAATTAATAGAAATATTTTTTTCAAAATTATAATATTAGTCTTCCTATTGATTCATGAACTTATATTACTATCAGCTTTTATCGCTTTTCTATTTATTTCAGAAGGGTTTCCATATAAATCTGCCAATTTGTTTTTCATTGAATATACTGACCATTTAAGAATGGGGTTTTTCTACTATTTTGTATTACTTTTTATAACTACATACTCTCTCTATATTACTTTACATGTGAAAATTGAAAAAAGTAGTATATGAACTAGTATGTCTATTAATTCCATCAATTATCATAGCTTTTATAAAGAAGTAGTAAAAAACAAATCAGTCTATAGTATAAAGGACGAAAGTGGCTTTCCTACACCAATCAGCGAAAACGGAAAAAGAGCCATGCCGTTCTGGTCTTCTGAAAAAAGAGCAATGAACATCATTTCCAACTCCAAGAATTATTCGAAATTTCAAATCGAAAAAATTCCCTTAAATTTATTTTTGAATAACTGGCTTACTGGTTTGATTAAAGATGACTTAATGATAGGAATAAACTGGTCAGGAAGCAAAGCGACGGGTTTCGATCTTAACCCAAAAGATGTGTTATATAATTTCAATGAGCTTTTAAAACAAAAAAATTGAAATTACTTATATATATATGAGGTAATTTAGTAAGTTTTTACTGCGCATAACAGCATGTAAACGCTGCGCTTCGGCACTTTCGGCCTCGCTTGGTCTGCGACACATTCCCCTTCTGGCATTCGCTCGCATACGCAAGCTACATGCCAGTCCCTAACGTCCCGCTGGGACTCAGGGTCGGGGAACGTCGTTTACACTAATTCGTTAATTGCAATGTCCAAGAAAAAAGAATTTAAGATATTTTTGTTTCAAATTTTCGCTGAATGTTTTTATTCAATGCGTGTGAAAAGAGAAATGAGAAAGACGAAGAATTAAGAAAAGAAAAAATCAAAGATATTTATTAAGGCTTAGTTTCTTTTAACGTCTTTCTCATTATTTACATTCATTGACTATTTTCTTGCACAGTTCTGTTTTATTTTGCATTGTTTGGGATATTCACGCGAAAATTGATTTAAGAAATTATGAAAAAATATTTTTAAGAAAATTCAATTAACTTTTTTACTTTCCTATTTCAATTTTTTCCTATTCATTGGACACTGCAATTAACAGCGACTAACCGCTTCACTTCGGGACTTACGCCCTCGCTCGGTCTGCGACACATAGGCTTCTGGCACTCCCCTTGCATCCGCAAGTGTCGTGGCCAGTCCCTAACGTCCCGTTCCGGGACTCAGGGCCAGCCTACGTCGGTTAGTCTAGTTCGTTATGCGTAATTAAAAATGAACTCATTTGAAAAATTTTTAAACAAAAATCAGGAACTTTTTTACCAATACCACGACTGTAAAATTATATATCTAGATTTAAACTACTGGATAGATTTCATAAAATTTGTAAACAATATAGAAGTTAGGAAAGGAATACCTGAACTTTACAAAATTATATTAGATAATGTCGAAAAAAAGAGAGCCATCACACTAATTTCAGATATTCATATAAGAGAAAATTTTAAGAAAAAAAAATACAATAAATATAGTAGTTTAATTCAAATATTCCAAAAGTTTTCAAAAAACTTCTGCATTATTCCTATGATTGAGAGAGAATTAAATGAGTTAAAGTATGCAGTATTATTTACTAAAGGAAAATTAATTGATTTTCAAGAAAGAAGGAAGTCAATATATACTAAACCCATTTTTGCATACCAAGCAAACTTCCCAAATTTCAACGAATTTGAAAATAAAGAAGAACTAGAGAATTCTTACTTAAATTTTAGCTGGGAAAAAAGTCTTACAGATATATTTCTAAATCCAGAAATGGATCTCGGGAAATTTCAGAATATCGAAGATCATGAAGAAGAAGTTTTCAATATTTTGACAACGGGAAAAGCAGAAAACCTAAATGATTCAAATTCATTTGACGAGCTATTAGGAAAAGAAATATTTGGCTCACTTGATTTCTATACCGAATATATTCCTACGGCATTAAGGAATCTTGGACAGAAAGAAGATGAATTAAAATCAGAAACTATAGCTATCCGTAACCATATTTTTTACATCTTGCATA harbors:
- a CDS encoding DUF2750 domain-containing protein, which gives rise to MSINSINYHSFYKEVVKNKSVYSIKDESGFPTPISENGKRAMPFWSSEKRAMNIISNSKNYSKFQIEKIPLNLFLNNWLTGLIKDDLMIGINWSGSKATGFDLNPKDVLYNFNELLKQKN